One window from the genome of Chroococcidiopsis sp. TS-821 encodes:
- a CDS encoding response regulator has product MNNKMTNILLVEDDEVDVMNVKRAFKKNNITNPLYMAANGVEALALLRGKGDTLIPRERRLVLLDLNMPKMNGIEFLRELRADPELRSTPVIVLTTSNEDRDKVEAYNFNVAGYILKPVTFANFVEAVATLNKYWTLSEIP; this is encoded by the coding sequence ATGAATAACAAAATGACAAACATCCTACTTGTTGAAGATGACGAAGTGGATGTAATGAATGTCAAGCGTGCGTTTAAAAAGAATAACATTACCAATCCACTTTATATGGCTGCTAACGGCGTAGAAGCGTTAGCTCTGCTGCGTGGCAAGGGCGATACGCTTATTCCTCGCGAACGGCGGCTTGTGCTACTTGATTTGAATATGCCAAAAATGAATGGCATCGAATTTTTGCGCGAATTACGTGCAGACCCTGAACTGCGTTCGACTCCTGTGATTGTCTTAACGACATCAAATGAAGACCGCGACAAAGTGGAAGCTTATAACTTCAACGTAGCAGGATATATTCTTAAGCCTGTTACTTTCGCTAATTTTGTCGAAGCTGTAGCCACATTAAACAAGTATTGGACATTGAGCGAAATACCTTGA